The segment AAGTGGTGTATAGACTTGAGAgcaacttttcctttttcttcactGGCTTCGGTTAAAGTAAGCTATGGGAGCGAATTCTGGTGTTTTCTATGGTTAAAGCAGGTTTATAGTTCAATCCTACTGTGACAGTTTCCTCTTTTCCTCCTCCTTGTTTCTCCGTCTCCTCCtccttctctcttctcttcatcattttaacagttaattttttttttaaaatttatatttcctAACTTCTCATCTGGGCTTccctcaattttctttttcaagattTGATTTTGCCGCAAGGGTTCACTAACTTCTGTAAGACTTgcttaattttcattttttgatttgTGTTTTCTGATTgaaatttccttctttttttattttttcaaatttataattttttttatttcatgatACAACGAGAAATGatctttttattatcttttaatttattttctgattACAGAAGATGGGATCTCTCTTAAACAGACTGATGTTTTGTGTTTTGCAGAGAGGTATAcggatatgatatgatatgtgtAGGTGGGTGTTATATAAAGTATATAACTTCAAAGAATATTTATATAGTGTGAGAGGAAGAAGATAGCATCTGCTTTTGCCATCCAATAAGCCATGAGTAAGAGTAATTTAAGCTCCAATATCAGTAGCTCTGATCTCATTGATGCCAAGCTTGAAGAACATCAGCTGTGTGGATCCAAACACTGCCCCGGCTGCGGCCATAAACTCGAAGCAAAGCCGGTATGGAACCGATAGTATCGTAATATTCTTAGCTctataataacaaaatcattttcttaattaaaagaagaatataattattcttcCTGTTTTATTCTGGAGGCTAATATTCATCTTATacctttttatttgtttgttaagCTTCAGACTTTAGTTTGATTGAATTCTACAGGACTGGTTAGGTCTACCAGCTGGAGTGAAATTTGATCCAACAGACCAAGAACTGATAGAACACCTGGAAGCGAAGGTAGAAGCCAAAGACATGAAATCTCACCCCTTGATAGATGAATTTATTCCTACTATTGAAGGGGAAGATGGGATTTGTTATACCCATCCTGAGAAACTTCCAGGTTAGATATACAATATTTATAATCTTCCAAGTCTTGTATAAAAGCTGTAAACTTCATTGGTTGTTGCTGCTCTTATTTGTTATGACTTTGTGTGAGAGTCTTGTTACACCTAAGTCAACCTAACTTTGATTTTGGCGATAATGCTTCGACGTTTCTTGTAGGAGTTACCAGAGATGGCTTGAGCAGGCACTTCTTCCACAGACCTTCTAAGGCTTACACTACTGGCACAAGAAAGCGAAGGAAAATTCAAACCGAATGTGACTTGCAAGGTGGAGAAACAAGATGGCATAAAACTGGCAAGACAAGGCCAGTTATGGTCAATGGTAAACAAAAAGGGTGCAAGAAAATCTTGGTCCTCTATACAAATTTTGGCAAGAACCGAAAACCCGAGAAGACTAACTGGGTGATGCACCAATACCACCTTGGCCAAAACGAGGAGGAGAAAGAAGGAGAGCTTGTGGTTTCAAAGATATTCTATCAGACTCAGCCACGGCAATGCAATTGGTCCGATAGAAGTGCAACAACTGGTGAAGGAAGCAGTGATCCTAATAGTAGAAGAGACAGTGGCAGTGGAAGCTGCTCATCAAAAGAATTAATCCCACAAAGGGATGAAATGCCTGCAGCTACAGTCGCTGCTGCAATGTCAAGTTATGGTGCCATGGATATGCAACAGTTTAAACCTCACGATCACCATTTCAGCTTCGTCCCTTTTAAGAAAAGCTTCGATGaggtatatttatatatacacatatatatatgcattgCCTTCTACATCTTCAAATTCCACATATCCTCTTGTTCATACATTACACCAACCAATAATCAGTAGATGTTGACGTTTCGTAGATAGTTTGATATATTATACAATCCCATATTTACAATTCACCCGTAtttgaattacaaattaattttctgttaaaaatacACAAATTTAACTGTTTGAAATAAATAAGTATGGCTAAGTTTTTACATCAATTTTTTGTTCTTAGATCTTGCATAAGATAAAGTAAAAGGAAGGAGTCAAAAAAGTTCTAGGGTTGCTTTTCTTCTACAAGTTGCTTGCATATACAGCATGCAAATTAACATGGACCTCACTTGATTATCTTTGTCATCTAACAGTGTAACAATGAATTAAAACCAATATTCGAACCGATAGGTACACGAtggaaattaaagaaagaaagaaaaagatattaaagCTAATTAAATAAGTATAGGATGTTGTTGAAAATGGACTAGGTAGCAAACCGCTTCATGGAAATGTCTATTGCATGCAGGTGGGGATAGGAGTAACTTCAACAGCAGGTGAAGCCCCAGCAGTAGCAGCAGCAGGCACGTGTGAAGATATACGGGAGCAGCAGCGGCCACATCATGTGGCCCATGATCATCACCGTCAACAGCAACACCATCACCAACAACAGCAACAGCAACATCATCAGAATATGGGCACCACAGCCTTCCACATCGCCAGGCCTTCACTTCCCATCTCTACCATGATCTCTCCACCTCCACTCCATCACACTTCTATCATTCTTGACGATGATTCTTACCATGTTTCCAGAATAATGCTTCAAAATGATACTTTCCAGGTAATTTATAAACAATCCCACAATCTGAGTCCCATTCTTTCATGGTTACCAGAAAACATTAATTACCTCGCTAGATTAGTAACTTCTGTTTCTTCTCTTTAGCTTCTGATGTACACATGGCATCAGAATAAatgtttctctatttttttttttttttcataaaccCGAAAAAGAAATGGGGAAAACTGGTAACAAGTCATGAGTTCAGACATGTCATGTTTCAGTAATGTTAAACAGTGTCAGCTAAGTTGGGAACAATGAAATGGTCTTTAAGGCTTTTAATCCTTGTGAAGACAtgatgattattaattttttttatctttctggTCAATGTTATgtagcagcagcagcagcaacatcATAAAATGGGAGGAAGGTCTGCGTCTGGTTTGGAGGAACTCATAATGGGTTGCACTTCAACTGATATCAAGGAAGTGAGTATTAATTAAACCCTGAAATCAATTTCCCTTGTTTTTCATAATACCAACTAAAGAGAGAGATACTGGAAAAAAGATTAAGATTGAAAAAACACTATAAATTTAGTATatcaaattattctttattactatgtattattattattttaaattaaagagataaatcagaaaccttttctttttttctctttatctctttaattcttctttttcattttttagtttcGGTGATTTAGAATGATATTGATATACTACACAGTATCCTGTAAAGAAGTTTAGGTATCTTTCATGCGTAGACTTACTGTCTTTCGGTTTCCTcacaaataaaaccaaataaaatgaCAACCGTATTTTGCTTTTGGgcatttgctttattttttccttctttctctctttttctctttcaacaAATTGACAGATGGTTTTTCCATGTCAAAgctgataaaattttttattggatcAGCAAACATAGGAATCTCAGTGGCTTAATGTGAAACCAGAAGCCATGAGTTGTAGAAGTAAAACCATTTTCAACAACAGAAATATAAAACAAAGCACAAAACTTTCTTAACACctacttttatttaaatctatTCTTCAATAAGAAATAATGAAGGGCTAAATCTCTTTTTCCTTACTGCTAATAGTAGTGTATTTTATGCCAAAATTCTGCAGAAAGagaattatgaatatataattcttttaatatattaggaGGGGtttaaaaagaaagtaaatgATAGCACATAAAATCTTTTGGCATGCGTAGCATCGTGAGAAAAACACATCATCAAGACAATTTGATTGTGGGGGTGGTAAAAGGACAAAGGAGGCAACTTCTTTGTATAAGtttaaaccctaaccctaatatTTTGCTCACATGGTTTTACTGTATTGCAGGAGTCATCAATCACAAACCCACAGGAAGCTGAATGGTTGAAGTACTCTTCTTTCTGGCCTGATCCTGACAACCAGGATCATCATGGGTAggagcaaaaataaataaagaataaacaaaaagacACCGTCAGAGGCagcatcattatcatcatcaatagTAATTGAAGCCCTCCCTGAAGTTGTTTTCAAGAAGAGGCCAGGAAGATATCTAtactttgctttttcttttcttcttcttcttcttctttctggcTCTCACTCTCAACTAAACTAGAAGTCCATGTTGAAAGAGAgaagaagggagaaaaaaaacaaaaggaaaaagaagaaagaaaagaaaagaagaagccaAAAAAGGCTGCACTCTACTGACAAAAACGAAGGAGAACCAAAGACCCAAAGTAAATCCATCAACATCGTGCATGAAAATCATCACCAATATCATTACAGTATCATCTTTATAAATGcctattcttattattttattatttcatgatgtttgtatattttcttcttttttcctgttattttaaagaaaaataccaAAGAGTCTGTGCAAATTACAACAAGAAAACTTTGTTAATTCAGTTGTTTGTACTCACttcttttaagtaaaatataattatatgatgatttaactttaaattatgtaCTGTCCAATTGTTTATTTCATCTGTATCTCACTTTCTTCCACtacttttcatattttggaACAAATTAAAGGAGAGATATGAACTCTCCGTATTATCTGGTCCAAAAAGTGTACAATCTgttgaaattttgttaatgagtttTGCCAGTTTGATCAACAATTCTATCagtcttaattaaatattctttatCCAACTGAAAAGCAGTATGCGTATATACAGGCGGGGGGAGTTATTTTAATCTTACTCATGATGAAgcaatttatacatataatgaaatatatcacctataatttaaaaatacagatttcttttcttgcttataaaaaatttctatCTCTGTAGGTTTCTGCTGTTTCAAAGGAAGATACCGATCTTATAcagaggatatatatatatatgtgtgtgtgtgtgtgtgtgtgtgtgtgtatgtatatatatatacacacacatacagaCTGTATTCATGGTGACATATGAGTTACCTCAGCTTTAATAATGGAGAGAAAAATTCAAACTCGATCCTTTGTCTTTGGAGTTACGTTGAATATGAGCAGCTCAATGTTGTGTAATTGAAAGTAAATATACTTTTGTTATGTGGTTGGATAGAAATTAACTCATAGTTTCATAGGTCCTCACTACTTACCAAGTGAAGTGATTTCCCCGAAGGCTCTTGTGGCCACTCATATATTGACAAATGAAACATCGCCACATGAACTGACTTTATATCCTTAGTTTCAATGTAAACTTCATCAATCCATAATTGGGTTGTCGTTTTCTTCATTAAAAGGTGTTTACTGTTTCTGGGATTTAGCTATCAAATGAACTAGGAAAACGAAGGGTGAGCCACCTTCCTTGAATGAAACTTGTATCTGTTTTGGAATTATGGAATCTTTCTACAGTAATAAGTAgcaatgaaatgaaatttactattatttaaAGTTAGGATTTTTGTTTCATAGGAAACTTCTTTATTGCTTTATTCTATTCCAGATTCGAGCTTTTTCTGCAGTAGAATTTATAATGTATATAGAGAGTAGAGATAtgagggagagagaaagagtAACGTGCATGGTGTCTTTTGGTTTCATGGGACATGCatgaaataaagataaatgagGCAGCTTCATGGTAGTTTCTCGAGGGAATAAAGATGGAACACAGAATAAGCAGACAAGAATAACCTTTAGGTTTGGATATGACACTTCCAATGACTTGTCacaatttcttttatgttttgattcacaatatttttatattctttactCCTTTTCCATTTCAAATTTGTAAgcatgatatattatatattcccAAATACCAACCGTATGACTAAGATTACCAGTTTtctcaaagaaaagaaattatgcACCATAAAGGAATTATCTAAATTCTGAGATCTGCCCATAAGTTAGTTTGTACGATGAAACactaacaaaattatgaatgaagCTAGCTCCGAAGACCTTAAAAGGAGATTCAGAGAAGAGCAAtaatatgtatacttattttgagtatataaattgatatacacttatgtgtgtcattacataattatgtattattttatttttaatttaaaaccgcataatcatacaataatatatatcaaatatatattaattgatatatttaaaatagatatatatagttttattgttcagaGAATGCTAACTCCTTTTATAGATACTACAAAGTACACATGTTAAGTTATGATTTGTTAGGTGTTGTGTATATCTAAATAGCACAACACTGCTcatatataacttaaaaaacCCAGAAAATATAAAGGGGTTTTGGCCATTTCAAAATTGGAGTTTGCAAGAGAATATTTGTGTGAGAGAATGGATAAACA is part of the Mangifera indica cultivar Alphonso chromosome 13, CATAS_Mindica_2.1, whole genome shotgun sequence genome and harbors:
- the LOC123194264 gene encoding NAC domain-containing protein 75 isoform X1, coding for MSKSNLSSNISSSDLIDAKLEEHQLCGSKHCPGCGHKLEAKPDWLGLPAGVKFDPTDQELIEHLEAKVEAKDMKSHPLIDEFIPTIEGEDGICYTHPEKLPGVTRDGLSRHFFHRPSKAYTTGTRKRRKIQTECDLQGGETRWHKTGKTRPVMVNGKQKGCKKILVLYTNFGKNRKPEKTNWVMHQYHLGQNEEEKEGELVVSKIFYQTQPRQCNWSDRSATTGEGSSDPNSRRDSGSGSCSSKELIPQRDEMPAATVAAAMSSYGAMDMQQFKPHDHHFSFVPFKKSFDEVGIGVTSTAGEAPAVAAAGTCEDIREQQRPHHVAHDHHRQQQHHHQQQQQQHHQNMGTTAFHIARPSLPISTMISPPPLHHTSIILDDDSYHVSRIMLQNDTFQQQQQQHHKMGGRSASGLEELIMGCTSTDIKEESSITNPQEAEWLKYSSFWPDPDNQDHHG
- the LOC123194264 gene encoding NAC domain-containing protein 75 isoform X2; this translates as MSKSNLSSNISSSDLIDAKLEEHQLCGSKHCPGCGHKLEAKPDWLGLPAGVKFDPTDQELIEHLEAKVEAKDMKSHPLIDEFIPTIEGEDGICYTHPEKLPGVTRDGLSRHFFHRPSKAYTTGTRKRRKIQTECDLQGGETRWHKTGKTRPVMVNGKQKGCKKILVLYTNFGKNRKPEKTNWVMHQYHLGQNEEEKEGELVVSKIFYQTQPRQCNWSDRSATTGEGSSDPNSRRDSGSGSCSSKELIPQRDEMPAATVAAAMSSYGAMDMQQFKPHDHHFSFVPFKKSFDEVGIGVTSTAGEAPAVAAAGTCEDIREQQRPHHVAHDHHRQQQHHHQQQQQQHHQNMGTTAFHIARPSLPISTMISPPPLHHTSIILDDDSYHVSRIMLQNDTFQQQQQHHKMGGRSASGLEELIMGCTSTDIKEESSITNPQEAEWLKYSSFWPDPDNQDHHG